A portion of the Cryptomeria japonica chromosome 5, Sugi_1.0, whole genome shotgun sequence genome contains these proteins:
- the LOC131875684 gene encoding uncharacterized protein LOC131875684 — translation MRHWPALHLLPSQGAISKEMVSSINRKEVFWLPPPKFKFKLNFDGASRGNPGKSSIGVVVTDDSSNIIKARCQCIPDGTNNVAEIHALFVGLDLLILLNLKDVVIEGDSLVIFYAVANRTCNSWHLQYWLDKVLLLLKFFNSFSISHCYREANFVTDFWRIRP, via the coding sequence ATGAGGCATTGGCCAGCTTTGCATTTACTTCCTTCTCAGGGGGCTATTTCTAAGGAAATGGTTTCTTCAATTAACAGAAAAGAGGTGTTTTGGTTACCCCCTCCCAAATTCAAgtttaaattaaactttgatggcgCTTCTCGTGGCAACCCGGGGAAATCTTCTATTGGGGTGGTAGTTACTGATGATAGTTCCAACATTATTAAAGCTAGGTGTCAGTGTATTCCAGATGGGACTAATAATGTGGCAGAAATTCATGCTCTCTTTGTTGGGTTAGATTTGCTAATTTTATTAAATCTTAAAGATGTtgtgattgaaggagattctttAGTGATCTTTTATGCGGTTGCTAATCGAACTTGTAATTCTTGGCATTTACAATACTGGTTGGATAAGGTTTTGTTGCTTCTTAAGTTCTTTAACTCtttttctatttctcattgttatagagagGCTAATTTCGTCACTGATTTTTGGCGAATAAGGCCTTGA